Proteins from a single region of Coregonus clupeaformis isolate EN_2021a chromosome 19, ASM2061545v1, whole genome shotgun sequence:
- the LOC121531309 gene encoding secreted frizzled-related protein 2-like: MDLLTVTLALLVLLTPAWGFDLGQSTRCVPIPHQMSVCQDVGYSEMRLPNFLGHSSLEGEVVPRSEDWRPLLQTGCHPQAQAFLCSLIAPVCLDTFIQPCHSLCVAVRDSCAPVLACQSHVWPEALDCDRFPAQEDMCLTPHPKHSNSHLAKALPKPACQACPSVEEHPSLKTVLDALCQDDFAVTAKLSRRRLPSGEPEFEVEGRVEFIRQGPLLPYDTQHLLQQWLLINLRCANALVRPGRTQLYLLTGAVQPDGTLALTRLFPWHKEDHSIAVATRKWKHHKC; the protein is encoded by the exons ATGGATCTCCTCACTGTCACCCTGGCTCTCCTGGTTCTCCTGACCCCAGCCTGGGGCTTCGACCTGGGCCAGTCGACCCGGTGCGTGCCCATCCCCCACCAGATGAGTGTGTGCCAGGACGTGGGCTACTCGGAGATGAGGCTGCCTAACTTCCTGGGCCACAGCAGCCTGGAGGGCGAAGTGGTTCCCCGCTCGGAGGACTGGAGACCCCTGCTGCAGACTGGCTGCCATCCCCAGGCCCAAGCCTTCCTCTGCTCCCTCATCGCCCCCGTCTGCCTCGACAC gTTTATCCAGCCATGCCATAGCCTGTGCGTGGCCGTCAGGGACAGCTGTGCCCCAGTACTGGCCTGTCAGAGCCACGTCTGGCCAGAGGCGCTGGACTGTGACCGTTTCCCTGCCCAAGAGGACATGTGCCTGACCCCCCACCCCAAACACAGCAACAGTCACCTCGCCAAAGCATTACCTAAGCCTGCATGCCAAGCCTGTCCTTCTGTGGAGGAGCACCCTTCACTGAAGACAGTTCTGGACGCTCTGTGCCAGGATGACTTTG ctGTAACAGCCAAACTGTCTCGCCGGCGCCTGCCCTCAGGGGAGCCAGAGTTTGAGGTGGAGGGCAGGGTAGAGTTTATCCGCCAGGGCCCCCTCCTGCCCTACGACACCCAGCACCTCCTCCAGCAGTGGCTGCTCATTAACCTGCGCTGTGCCAACGCCCTAGTCCGGCCCGGCCGCACCCAGCTCTACCTGCTGACTGGGGCGGTGCAGCCAGATGGCACCCTGGCTCTCACCCGCCTCTTCCCCTGGCACAAGGAGGACCACAGCATCGCAGTGGCCACGCGGAAGTGGAAGCACCACAAGTGTTGA